In Hwangdonia lutea, a single window of DNA contains:
- a CDS encoding DUF1801 domain-containing protein has protein sequence MNQEVNEYLNGLKKWQDELTKLREIILDCGLKEDFKWMHPCYTSNGKNIVLIHEFKDYCAILFHKGVLLKDSENILIQQAENTQSARQIRFTDTPEITEQKLIIKQYIEEAIAIEKLGLKVKKKKTSDFEMPKELEQKFTENPKFEKAFKSLTEGRQIGYLLYFNKPKQSKTKILRIEKNTQRIMDGYGLNDCVCGLSKRKPNCDGSHKQLEEAE, from the coding sequence ATGAACCAAGAAGTAAATGAATATTTGAACGGCCTTAAAAAATGGCAGGACGAATTGACGAAACTTCGCGAGATTATTTTGGATTGCGGACTAAAAGAAGATTTTAAATGGATGCATCCTTGTTATACAAGCAATGGAAAAAACATTGTTCTAATCCATGAATTCAAAGATTATTGCGCCATTCTGTTTCATAAAGGTGTTTTATTGAAAGACTCTGAAAACATTTTAATTCAACAAGCTGAAAATACACAATCTGCACGACAAATCCGATTTACAGATACGCCAGAAATTACAGAACAGAAACTAATTATAAAGCAGTACATTGAGGAAGCCATAGCGATAGAAAAATTGGGATTGAAAGTTAAAAAGAAAAAGACTTCCGATTTTGAAATGCCAAAGGAGCTGGAACAAAAATTTACAGAAAACCCTAAATTTGAAAAAGCATTTAAAAGCCTCACCGAAGGCAGACAAATAGGTTATCTCTTATATTTTAACAAACCAAAACAATCAAAAACTAAAATATTGCGAATTGAAAAGAACACCCAACGAATTATGGATGGATATGGTTTGAACGATTGTGTTTGCGGACTATCAAAACGAAAGCCAAATTGCGACGGTTCTCATAAACAATTAGAAGAAGCAGAATAA
- a CDS encoding T9SS type B sorting domain-containing protein: protein MKKLKTRLYIITTCASALFTFFSNSIHAQTNCTFGVAVFKEDFGSGTARLGPSLNQDPNNVHPNFRPADLYTYVGTGSVGQDQYGIMKTPKDAAPNGADWNDDFPDHTGNPNGYLYYCDAKEDLNVFYAQKIDGLCDDIQYELSAWFAKTNAPDYFIDPNIKLIIGYTDINDQNIGSIVEADTGPIEGVGTNRWHRRSLVFSVPTGTENIYFMLKNNVAGLAGNDLAIDDIQIRPCGPVIDSIDQLTSDPSFNNSFCITDTSNNTISLSANVPNSFAMQWQESTTPGVWVDIPNETSSVLNHTIPANSNATHLIRLKFAHTLANLLNSKCHFLSEVLTYNKTYANQASHMQLCDDTGDGKSLFDLSSQNNFINAGGGVTITYHSSQNDADTGNSPLPNMYDSGNATIYARVENNTQLLGNICYTTTSFNLEVYSTVINTPISALSSCDNTSVGADTDGYNVFDLTLKETELLNGQSSSDFTITYFIDAAYTTQITTPNAFVNTTASGQTIYVRITNNLNPICYTETSFNIEVLSLPDANYPNTYSQCDDASNDGQAFFNLTLNHIKEEINPNYLSEGLMFSYYENKNQADSATSPIVNPTTYQNSIGFAPETVWVRVENPNGCFRVVPLTLEVNPSSAALNQYNPPPFSLCDNGPNNRDGFSTFDLTGLKNHISNTIFSTFNVTVHFYESQLDAELETNELTNIANYQNTIANSSQSLWVRVKSDLGNNCLGLKEFANILNVEALPTANPVTINRQCDFDTTDTVVNYPFDTSQIETDLLNGQSSTNVTVTYFDENNAPLPSPLPNPFLTESQTITARVTNNATSAPNGPCYDETTIEFIVDEQPIANPVFIPAVCDGDDGFDDADGLHHFDTSTIQNNILGMQTGMDVYYSYLDEFGSQITNSPSLPNPFVSGTQTITVDVINPTNPTCTASTNIDFIVNPLPDFSIETPQIVCSSDPTFTIILDPLEDNPSENFVYEWVYEDGTTLSNNPTLTVSTPGTYSVTLTKTDGTGCSRTRDVFVNASELATITLNDVVIVDISDNNSITINETNLGLGDYEYALDEEFSFYQDEPFFDNIKAGFHTVYVRDKKGCGTSSIDVSVIGYPKYFTPNGDGVNDYWQILGVNNQFQPNSTIQIFDRYGKLIKQIQSASAGWNGTFNGELLNTDDYWFKVYLEDGRQFMGHFTLKR, encoded by the coding sequence ATGAAGAAATTAAAAACTCGATTATATATTATTACAACATGTGCATCCGCATTATTTACCTTTTTTAGCAATTCTATTCATGCCCAAACAAACTGTACGTTTGGCGTCGCTGTTTTTAAAGAAGATTTTGGTTCGGGTACAGCAAGACTTGGCCCTTCTTTAAATCAAGACCCCAATAATGTGCATCCAAACTTTAGGCCTGCCGATTTGTACACTTACGTAGGAACTGGAAGTGTAGGTCAAGATCAATATGGCATAATGAAAACCCCTAAAGATGCCGCTCCAAATGGTGCGGATTGGAACGATGATTTTCCAGACCATACCGGCAACCCCAATGGCTATTTATACTATTGTGATGCCAAAGAAGATTTGAATGTGTTTTATGCACAAAAAATTGATGGTTTGTGCGATGATATACAATACGAACTTTCTGCTTGGTTTGCAAAAACAAATGCCCCCGATTACTTTATAGACCCCAATATTAAGTTAATAATTGGGTACACCGATATTAACGACCAGAATATTGGCAGCATTGTTGAAGCAGACACCGGCCCCATTGAAGGTGTGGGAACGAACAGGTGGCATCGCAGAAGTCTTGTTTTTTCCGTTCCAACGGGAACCGAAAACATCTACTTTATGTTAAAAAATAATGTGGCTGGCTTAGCCGGAAACGATTTAGCAATTGATGATATTCAAATTAGACCATGCGGACCGGTAATTGATAGCATCGATCAATTAACAAGCGATCCTTCCTTCAATAATTCTTTTTGTATTACAGACACATCTAATAATACCATTAGTTTATCGGCCAACGTACCTAACAGTTTTGCCATGCAATGGCAGGAATCTACAACTCCAGGTGTTTGGGTGGATATTCCGAATGAAACATCTAGCGTTTTAAACCATACCATACCCGCCAACTCAAACGCAACGCATTTAATAAGGCTTAAATTTGCCCACACTTTAGCCAATTTACTTAATTCTAAATGTCATTTTTTATCAGAGGTTTTAACTTATAATAAAACCTATGCGAACCAAGCTTCTCATATGCAATTGTGTGATGACACCGGCGATGGCAAATCGCTATTCGATTTATCATCACAAAACAATTTTATAAACGCTGGTGGCGGTGTAACGATTACCTATCATAGTTCTCAAAATGATGCGGACACGGGAAACTCCCCATTACCAAACATGTATGATAGCGGAAATGCAACCATTTATGCGCGGGTAGAAAACAACACCCAATTATTGGGCAATATTTGTTATACCACCACAAGCTTTAATTTAGAAGTTTATTCCACGGTAATTAACACACCCATAAGTGCTCTGAGCAGCTGCGACAACACCTCCGTTGGTGCCGATACCGACGGCTACAATGTATTCGATTTAACCCTAAAAGAAACAGAACTTTTAAACGGCCAATCCTCATCAGATTTCACAATTACTTATTTTATTGATGCGGCTTATACCACTCAAATTACAACGCCCAATGCTTTTGTGAATACTACCGCTAGCGGACAAACCATATATGTAAGAATCACGAATAACTTAAACCCCATCTGTTACACAGAGACCTCTTTTAACATTGAAGTGCTCTCATTACCTGATGCAAATTACCCAAACACCTATAGTCAATGCGATGATGCCTCAAACGACGGACAAGCATTTTTTAACCTAACCCTCAATCATATTAAAGAAGAAATAAACCCTAACTATTTAAGTGAAGGGCTCATGTTTAGCTATTATGAAAACAAAAACCAAGCAGATAGTGCAACGAGTCCCATCGTAAATCCTACTACTTATCAAAACAGTATTGGTTTTGCCCCAGAAACCGTGTGGGTTAGAGTCGAAAACCCTAATGGCTGTTTTAGGGTTGTTCCGCTAACATTAGAGGTAAACCCATCAAGCGCAGCGTTAAACCAATATAACCCTCCGCCATTTTCCCTTTGTGACAATGGACCAAATAATAGAGATGGTTTTTCTACTTTTGATTTAACAGGACTAAAGAACCATATTTCAAACACTATTTTCTCAACATTTAATGTTACTGTTCATTTTTATGAAAGTCAATTGGATGCTGAATTAGAAACAAATGAATTAACAAATATTGCCAATTACCAAAACACAATCGCTAACAGCTCGCAAAGCCTTTGGGTGCGTGTAAAAAGTGATTTAGGCAATAATTGTTTAGGTTTAAAAGAATTTGCTAACATACTAAACGTTGAAGCTTTACCCACGGCAAACCCGGTAACCATAAACAGACAATGCGATTTTGATACAACCGATACGGTGGTAAACTACCCGTTTGACACCTCACAAATTGAAACCGATTTACTAAATGGGCAATCGTCTACAAACGTAACGGTTACCTATTTTGATGAAAATAACGCACCATTACCCAGCCCTTTACCAAATCCATTTTTAACAGAAAGTCAAACCATTACTGCGCGGGTAACCAATAATGCAACTTCAGCCCCAAATGGCCCGTGTTATGATGAAACAACGATTGAATTTATTGTAGATGAACAGCCTATAGCAAACCCCGTTTTCATTCCAGCAGTTTGCGACGGCGATGATGGGTTTGATGACGCTGATGGTTTACACCATTTCGATACCTCAACCATTCAAAACAACATTTTAGGTATGCAAACGGGCATGGACGTTTACTATTCTTATTTAGATGAATTTGGGAGTCAAATTACCAATAGTCCGTCGCTACCAAATCCATTTGTTTCGGGAACGCAAACCATTACGGTTGATGTTATAAACCCCACAAACCCTACCTGTACAGCATCTACAAATATAGATTTTATAGTAAATCCTTTACCCGATTTTTCTATTGAAACACCTCAAATTGTTTGTTCTTCCGACCCAACTTTTACAATTATTTTAGATCCTTTGGAAGACAACCCTTCAGAGAATTTTGTTTATGAATGGGTTTATGAAGATGGAACAACACTATCCAACAACCCTACATTAACAGTTTCAACCCCCGGAACTTATTCTGTTACACTCACAAAAACTGATGGTACCGGATGCTCAAGAACACGTGATGTTTTTGTAAATGCTTCCGAACTTGCCACCATCACTTTAAATGATGTTGTTATTGTTGATATTTCAGATAACAATTCAATCACTATAAATGAAACCAATCTCGGACTTGGAGATTACGAATACGCTTTGGATGAAGAGTTTTCATTTTATCAAGAT